One Cervus canadensis isolate Bull #8, Minnesota chromosome 13, ASM1932006v1, whole genome shotgun sequence DNA segment encodes these proteins:
- the PFKFB2 gene encoding 6-phosphofructo-2-kinase/fructose-2,6-bisphosphatase 2 isoform X1, whose product MSGNPASSSEQNNNSYETKANLRLSEKKCSWASYMTNSPTLIVMIGLPARGKTYVSKKLTRYLNWIGVPTKVFNLGVYRRQAVKSYKSYDFFRHDNEEAMKIRKQCALVALEDVKAYLTEESGQIAVFDATNTTRERRDLILNFAEENSFKVFFVESVCDDPDVIAANILEVKVSSPDYPERNRENVMDDFLKRIECYKVTYQPLDPDSHDKDLSFIKVINVGQRFLVNKVQDYIQSKIVYYLMNIHVHPRTIYLCRHGESEFNLMGKIGGDSGLSARGKQFAQALRKFLEEQEIADLKVWTSQLKRTIQTAESLGVTYEQWKILNEIDAGVCEEMTYAEIQERYPDEFALRDEEKYLYRYPGGESYQDLVQRLEPVIMELERQGNVLVISHQAVMRCLLAYFLDKGADELPYLRCPLHTIFRLTPVAYGCKVETIKLNVEAVNTHRDKPTNNFPKSQTPVRMRRNSFTPLSSSNTIRRPRNYSVGSRPLQPLSPLRALDTQEGADQPKTQVSIPAETSRAAHRLPSPAPPASPS is encoded by the exons ATGTCTGGGAATCCTGCCTCTTCCTCAGAACAGAACAACAATAGCTATGAAACCAAAGCAAATCTCCGATTGTCAGAGAAGAAATGTT CATGGGCATCTTACATGACAAACTCTCCAACCCTCATCGTTATGATTGGCTTACCAGCCCGTGGCAAAACCTACGTGTCCAAGAAGCTTACACGCTACCTCAACTGGATTGGCGTGCCCACCAAAG TGTTTAATCTTGGGGTGTATCGGCGGCAAGCAGTCAAGTCCTATAAGTCCTATGACTTCTTCCGGCACGACAACGAGGAGGCCATGAAGATTCGCAA ACAGTGTGCCCTGGTGGCGCTGGAAGACGTGAAGGCGTATCTCACGGAGGAGAGCGGGCAGATTGCG GTGTTTGATGCCACCAATACCACTCGGGAGAGGAGGGACTTGATTTTGAACTTTGCCGAGGAGAATTCCTTCAAG GTGTTCTTTGTGGAGTCCGTCTGCGATGATCCTGACGTCATTGCTGCTAACATCCTG GAGGTGAAGGTGTCGAGTCCTGACTACCCTGAAAGGAACAGGGAGAATGTGATGGATGACTTCCTGAAGAGGATCGAGTGCTACAAAGTCACCTATCAGCCCCTCGACCCAGACAGCCATGACAA GGATCTTTCTTTCATCAAGGTGATAAACGTGGGCCAGCGATTTCTTGTGAACAAAGTCCAGGACTACATCCAGAGCAAGATCGTCTACTACCTCATGAATATCCACGTCCACCCTCGTACCATCTACCTCTGCCGGCACGGCGAGAGCGAGTTCAACCTCATGGGGAAGATTGGGGGCGACTCAGGCCTCTCGGCGCGAGGGAAGCAG TTTGCCCAGGCTCTAAGGAAGTTCCTGGAGGAACAGGAGATAGCAGACCTCAAAGTGTGGACAAGCCAGTTGAAGAGGACGATCCAGACCGCTGAATCTCTGGGGGTGACCTACGAGCAGTGGAAGATTCTGAACGAGATTGATGCT GGCGTGTGCGAGGAGATGACTTACGCAGAGATTCAGGAGCGGTACCCGGACGAGTTTGCGCTTCGAGATGAAGAGAAATATCTGTACCGATATCCTGGAGGGGAG TCGTACCAGGACCTGGTGCAGCGGTTGGAGCCGGTCATCATGGAGCTGGAGCGCCAGGGCAACGTCCTCGTCATCTCCCACCAGGCTGTCATGCGCTGCCTCCTGGCCTACTTCTTGGACAAGGGCGCAG ATGAGCTGCCGTACCTGAGGTGTCCTCTGCACACCATCTTCAGACTTACTCCTGTGGCCTACG gGTGCAAAGTGGAAACAATTAAGCTCAACGTGGAGGCTGTGAACACTCACCGTGACAAGCCAACT AACAACTTTCCCAAGAGCCAAACCCCTGTAAGGATGAGAAGGAACAGCTTTACGCCTCTATCCAGTTCGAATACAATCAGGCGTCCAAGAAATTACAGTGTTGGGAGCCGGCCCCTCCAGCCCCTCAGCCCGCTCCGTGCCCTGGACACGCAAGAAGGGGCCGACCAGCCGAAGACCCAAGTCAGCATTCCG GCAGAGACCTCGCGGGCCGCCCACAGGCTCCCATCTCCGGCGCCCCCTGCGTCGCCCTCCTGA
- the PFKFB2 gene encoding 6-phosphofructo-2-kinase/fructose-2,6-bisphosphatase 2 isoform X2 produces the protein MSGNPASSSEQNNNSYETKANLRLSEKKCSWASYMTNSPTLIVMIGLPARGKTYVSKKLTRYLNWIGVPTKVFNLGVYRRQAVKSYKSYDFFRHDNEEAMKIRKQCALVALEDVKAYLTEESGQIAVFDATNTTRERRDLILNFAEENSFKVFFVESVCDDPDVIAANILEVKVSSPDYPERNRENVMDDFLKRIECYKVTYQPLDPDSHDKDLSFIKVINVGQRFLVNKVQDYIQSKIVYYLMNIHVHPRTIYLCRHGESEFNLMGKIGGDSGLSARGKQFAQALRKFLEEQEIADLKVWTSQLKRTIQTAESLGVTYEQWKILNEIDAGVCEEMTYAEIQERYPDEFALRDEEKYLYRYPGGESYQDLVQRLEPVIMELERQGNVLVISHQAVMRCLLAYFLDKGADELPYLRCPLHTIFRLTPVAYGCKVETIKLNVEAVNTHRDKPTNNFPKSQTPVRMRRNSFTPLSSSNTIRRPRNYSVGSRPLQPLSPLRALDTQEGADQPKTQAETSRAAHRLPSPAPPASPS, from the exons ATGTCTGGGAATCCTGCCTCTTCCTCAGAACAGAACAACAATAGCTATGAAACCAAAGCAAATCTCCGATTGTCAGAGAAGAAATGTT CATGGGCATCTTACATGACAAACTCTCCAACCCTCATCGTTATGATTGGCTTACCAGCCCGTGGCAAAACCTACGTGTCCAAGAAGCTTACACGCTACCTCAACTGGATTGGCGTGCCCACCAAAG TGTTTAATCTTGGGGTGTATCGGCGGCAAGCAGTCAAGTCCTATAAGTCCTATGACTTCTTCCGGCACGACAACGAGGAGGCCATGAAGATTCGCAA ACAGTGTGCCCTGGTGGCGCTGGAAGACGTGAAGGCGTATCTCACGGAGGAGAGCGGGCAGATTGCG GTGTTTGATGCCACCAATACCACTCGGGAGAGGAGGGACTTGATTTTGAACTTTGCCGAGGAGAATTCCTTCAAG GTGTTCTTTGTGGAGTCCGTCTGCGATGATCCTGACGTCATTGCTGCTAACATCCTG GAGGTGAAGGTGTCGAGTCCTGACTACCCTGAAAGGAACAGGGAGAATGTGATGGATGACTTCCTGAAGAGGATCGAGTGCTACAAAGTCACCTATCAGCCCCTCGACCCAGACAGCCATGACAA GGATCTTTCTTTCATCAAGGTGATAAACGTGGGCCAGCGATTTCTTGTGAACAAAGTCCAGGACTACATCCAGAGCAAGATCGTCTACTACCTCATGAATATCCACGTCCACCCTCGTACCATCTACCTCTGCCGGCACGGCGAGAGCGAGTTCAACCTCATGGGGAAGATTGGGGGCGACTCAGGCCTCTCGGCGCGAGGGAAGCAG TTTGCCCAGGCTCTAAGGAAGTTCCTGGAGGAACAGGAGATAGCAGACCTCAAAGTGTGGACAAGCCAGTTGAAGAGGACGATCCAGACCGCTGAATCTCTGGGGGTGACCTACGAGCAGTGGAAGATTCTGAACGAGATTGATGCT GGCGTGTGCGAGGAGATGACTTACGCAGAGATTCAGGAGCGGTACCCGGACGAGTTTGCGCTTCGAGATGAAGAGAAATATCTGTACCGATATCCTGGAGGGGAG TCGTACCAGGACCTGGTGCAGCGGTTGGAGCCGGTCATCATGGAGCTGGAGCGCCAGGGCAACGTCCTCGTCATCTCCCACCAGGCTGTCATGCGCTGCCTCCTGGCCTACTTCTTGGACAAGGGCGCAG ATGAGCTGCCGTACCTGAGGTGTCCTCTGCACACCATCTTCAGACTTACTCCTGTGGCCTACG gGTGCAAAGTGGAAACAATTAAGCTCAACGTGGAGGCTGTGAACACTCACCGTGACAAGCCAACT AACAACTTTCCCAAGAGCCAAACCCCTGTAAGGATGAGAAGGAACAGCTTTACGCCTCTATCCAGTTCGAATACAATCAGGCGTCCAAGAAATTACAGTGTTGGGAGCCGGCCCCTCCAGCCCCTCAGCCCGCTCCGTGCCCTGGACACGCAAGAAGGGGCCGACCAGCCGAAGACCCAA GCAGAGACCTCGCGGGCCGCCCACAGGCTCCCATCTCCGGCGCCCCCTGCGTCGCCCTCCTGA
- the PFKFB2 gene encoding 6-phosphofructo-2-kinase/fructose-2,6-bisphosphatase 2 isoform X4, translating into MSGNPASSSEQNNNSYETKANLRLSEKKCSWASYMTNSPTLIVMIGLPARGKTYVSKKLTRYLNWIGVPTKVFNLGVYRRQAVKSYKSYDFFRHDNEEAMKIRKQCALVALEDVKAYLTEESGQIAVFDATNTTRERRDLILNFAEENSFKVFFVESVCDDPDVIAANILEVKVSSPDYPERNRENVMDDFLKRIECYKVTYQPLDPDSHDKDLSFIKVINVGQRFLVNKVQDYIQSKIVYYLMNIHVHPRTIYLCRHGESEFNLMGKIGGDSGLSARGKQFAQALRKFLEEQEIADLKVWTSQLKRTIQTAESLGVTYEQWKILNEIDAGVCEEMTYAEIQERYPDEFALRDEEKYLYRYPGGESYQDLVQRLEPVIMELERQGNVLVISHQAVMRCLLAYFLDKGADELPYLRCPLHTIFRLTPVAYGCKVETIKLNVEAVNTHRDKPTAETSRAAHRLPSPAPPASPS; encoded by the exons ATGTCTGGGAATCCTGCCTCTTCCTCAGAACAGAACAACAATAGCTATGAAACCAAAGCAAATCTCCGATTGTCAGAGAAGAAATGTT CATGGGCATCTTACATGACAAACTCTCCAACCCTCATCGTTATGATTGGCTTACCAGCCCGTGGCAAAACCTACGTGTCCAAGAAGCTTACACGCTACCTCAACTGGATTGGCGTGCCCACCAAAG TGTTTAATCTTGGGGTGTATCGGCGGCAAGCAGTCAAGTCCTATAAGTCCTATGACTTCTTCCGGCACGACAACGAGGAGGCCATGAAGATTCGCAA ACAGTGTGCCCTGGTGGCGCTGGAAGACGTGAAGGCGTATCTCACGGAGGAGAGCGGGCAGATTGCG GTGTTTGATGCCACCAATACCACTCGGGAGAGGAGGGACTTGATTTTGAACTTTGCCGAGGAGAATTCCTTCAAG GTGTTCTTTGTGGAGTCCGTCTGCGATGATCCTGACGTCATTGCTGCTAACATCCTG GAGGTGAAGGTGTCGAGTCCTGACTACCCTGAAAGGAACAGGGAGAATGTGATGGATGACTTCCTGAAGAGGATCGAGTGCTACAAAGTCACCTATCAGCCCCTCGACCCAGACAGCCATGACAA GGATCTTTCTTTCATCAAGGTGATAAACGTGGGCCAGCGATTTCTTGTGAACAAAGTCCAGGACTACATCCAGAGCAAGATCGTCTACTACCTCATGAATATCCACGTCCACCCTCGTACCATCTACCTCTGCCGGCACGGCGAGAGCGAGTTCAACCTCATGGGGAAGATTGGGGGCGACTCAGGCCTCTCGGCGCGAGGGAAGCAG TTTGCCCAGGCTCTAAGGAAGTTCCTGGAGGAACAGGAGATAGCAGACCTCAAAGTGTGGACAAGCCAGTTGAAGAGGACGATCCAGACCGCTGAATCTCTGGGGGTGACCTACGAGCAGTGGAAGATTCTGAACGAGATTGATGCT GGCGTGTGCGAGGAGATGACTTACGCAGAGATTCAGGAGCGGTACCCGGACGAGTTTGCGCTTCGAGATGAAGAGAAATATCTGTACCGATATCCTGGAGGGGAG TCGTACCAGGACCTGGTGCAGCGGTTGGAGCCGGTCATCATGGAGCTGGAGCGCCAGGGCAACGTCCTCGTCATCTCCCACCAGGCTGTCATGCGCTGCCTCCTGGCCTACTTCTTGGACAAGGGCGCAG ATGAGCTGCCGTACCTGAGGTGTCCTCTGCACACCATCTTCAGACTTACTCCTGTGGCCTACG gGTGCAAAGTGGAAACAATTAAGCTCAACGTGGAGGCTGTGAACACTCACCGTGACAAGCCAACT GCAGAGACCTCGCGGGCCGCCCACAGGCTCCCATCTCCGGCGCCCCCTGCGTCGCCCTCCTGA
- the PFKFB2 gene encoding 6-phosphofructo-2-kinase/fructose-2,6-bisphosphatase 2 isoform X3 gives MTNSPTLIVMIGLPARGKTYVSKKLTRYLNWIGVPTKVFNLGVYRRQAVKSYKSYDFFRHDNEEAMKIRKQCALVALEDVKAYLTEESGQIAVFDATNTTRERRDLILNFAEENSFKVFFVESVCDDPDVIAANILEVKVSSPDYPERNRENVMDDFLKRIECYKVTYQPLDPDSHDKDLSFIKVINVGQRFLVNKVQDYIQSKIVYYLMNIHVHPRTIYLCRHGESEFNLMGKIGGDSGLSARGKQFAQALRKFLEEQEIADLKVWTSQLKRTIQTAESLGVTYEQWKILNEIDAGVCEEMTYAEIQERYPDEFALRDEEKYLYRYPGGESYQDLVQRLEPVIMELERQGNVLVISHQAVMRCLLAYFLDKGADELPYLRCPLHTIFRLTPVAYGCKVETIKLNVEAVNTHRDKPTNNFPKSQTPVRMRRNSFTPLSSSNTIRRPRNYSVGSRPLQPLSPLRALDTQEGADQPKTQVSIPAETSRAAHRLPSPAPPASPS, from the exons ATGACAAACTCTCCAACCCTCATCGTTATGATTGGCTTACCAGCCCGTGGCAAAACCTACGTGTCCAAGAAGCTTACACGCTACCTCAACTGGATTGGCGTGCCCACCAAAG TGTTTAATCTTGGGGTGTATCGGCGGCAAGCAGTCAAGTCCTATAAGTCCTATGACTTCTTCCGGCACGACAACGAGGAGGCCATGAAGATTCGCAA ACAGTGTGCCCTGGTGGCGCTGGAAGACGTGAAGGCGTATCTCACGGAGGAGAGCGGGCAGATTGCG GTGTTTGATGCCACCAATACCACTCGGGAGAGGAGGGACTTGATTTTGAACTTTGCCGAGGAGAATTCCTTCAAG GTGTTCTTTGTGGAGTCCGTCTGCGATGATCCTGACGTCATTGCTGCTAACATCCTG GAGGTGAAGGTGTCGAGTCCTGACTACCCTGAAAGGAACAGGGAGAATGTGATGGATGACTTCCTGAAGAGGATCGAGTGCTACAAAGTCACCTATCAGCCCCTCGACCCAGACAGCCATGACAA GGATCTTTCTTTCATCAAGGTGATAAACGTGGGCCAGCGATTTCTTGTGAACAAAGTCCAGGACTACATCCAGAGCAAGATCGTCTACTACCTCATGAATATCCACGTCCACCCTCGTACCATCTACCTCTGCCGGCACGGCGAGAGCGAGTTCAACCTCATGGGGAAGATTGGGGGCGACTCAGGCCTCTCGGCGCGAGGGAAGCAG TTTGCCCAGGCTCTAAGGAAGTTCCTGGAGGAACAGGAGATAGCAGACCTCAAAGTGTGGACAAGCCAGTTGAAGAGGACGATCCAGACCGCTGAATCTCTGGGGGTGACCTACGAGCAGTGGAAGATTCTGAACGAGATTGATGCT GGCGTGTGCGAGGAGATGACTTACGCAGAGATTCAGGAGCGGTACCCGGACGAGTTTGCGCTTCGAGATGAAGAGAAATATCTGTACCGATATCCTGGAGGGGAG TCGTACCAGGACCTGGTGCAGCGGTTGGAGCCGGTCATCATGGAGCTGGAGCGCCAGGGCAACGTCCTCGTCATCTCCCACCAGGCTGTCATGCGCTGCCTCCTGGCCTACTTCTTGGACAAGGGCGCAG ATGAGCTGCCGTACCTGAGGTGTCCTCTGCACACCATCTTCAGACTTACTCCTGTGGCCTACG gGTGCAAAGTGGAAACAATTAAGCTCAACGTGGAGGCTGTGAACACTCACCGTGACAAGCCAACT AACAACTTTCCCAAGAGCCAAACCCCTGTAAGGATGAGAAGGAACAGCTTTACGCCTCTATCCAGTTCGAATACAATCAGGCGTCCAAGAAATTACAGTGTTGGGAGCCGGCCCCTCCAGCCCCTCAGCCCGCTCCGTGCCCTGGACACGCAAGAAGGGGCCGACCAGCCGAAGACCCAAGTCAGCATTCCG GCAGAGACCTCGCGGGCCGCCCACAGGCTCCCATCTCCGGCGCCCCCTGCGTCGCCCTCCTGA